The region AATTATTAGGCGTATGACACTTTCAAGAATTTAATGAATTACTGAGTAAAggtttttacatttactgtaaaaagaaacaaaccttTTCTAAATTTGgaatattataataatacaaaaagGGAATCTCCCCCCAATTTTTGACTTCAATGTGCACACTATTACTTTATTTGTCTGAGAGAAACAGTCAAACATTAATCAGATAATAAAGATCACACTGGTGAGAGTGAGATTATTTGGTTTTAGTGAAGCCCAGGTGcgaatcagccaatcagggcgAAGGAAGTGCCGCTTTTCCTTACTGTAAAGTGTATTTTGGTTGTCGTACGTTCTGTGTTGTATTCCTGGCTGCCCTTGCTCCTCCTAGCGTGATACACAATACTATATCAATGTGATGATATCATCAATCAAGGTCACAACAGGCGACACGTACATGTCATCACGCGTAATGCATTGCAGCCTGCCTgcctatactgtatgtttgcacatATAGTCTTGTCTGTGAGGACTTTAATGCCTCACCTCATCCCCCACCAACACTCTCAGCCTATGATAAATGAGACAGCGAATGCAGGCAATGTGATTGCTGATAAATTTCATGCTCAATATCCATGTTGGCCAGCGAATAATTTAATCTGTCTTCAATTTATAAATGACTCTCCAGTGTGTGGCTAACTCTCCCATCTCCCGTTCTGTTActgttcatctgtgtgtgtgcgcgtgtgtgtgtgtgcgtgtgtacagACTCTCAGAGGACTCCACACTGACAACCCTGGATGCACTTAAAGTTCGGATACGGGATTTGGAGAAACAGTTGACTAAAGGAGACAGATTTAAATGCCTCATCTGCATGGTGAGCACAGAGGCAAATTAAATCAACAGAGCAGATCCACACAATAGAGAGAAGAGCGCAGTAATGCAGAAACCACTGTTATTCCTTTCGGGGATATATATGTTAACATCTCAACATTATTGGTCAGGCTGTCAAGCGAAATATAAATATGGGGatgatgatatttttatttgttatataatttaaaaaaatgttttttacattcattATTTGTATCTAAAAACTTTTATTGTGATATTTCTGTACCATGTGACGTGTATTGATATTAAACAAAGCTTCATTTTGAGTCTTGGCTGGGGCACAGGTTTTTCAAgactattttttctttcattcttcctAAAAACTGATATACAGAAAGAGTGCATCTTAAGTGAAGTCAACTTATTTTCCAGATTCTATAAAGTCAGAATATGTTGCGTTGCTTTACTCCGTCTCATGTCATAGAACAAAATAAACTATTAGAAGATATTTCCCTGACCTTTGAGAActtcagaaaaacagaaattccaccaatttatattttatgtgacAATTTATTAACTGATAAATTTGATGAATTTGAAATGCATATTAATATAACATATGTCAAAATATTGGTTCAGGTCTAGTTTTATTCTATATCAATACACTgtacaaatgtgaaaaatgattactttttttaaacttttttttttaatttatggaaAAAATTACGAAACAATtgtattcacatttatttcaactAAATTAATACAGCATGATGGATAACCAAACAATCCAGCAGGACGTTTTGTCTCAATTAAACGTACTTTTGCTCAGAGGCTTTTTAATACTTTATTATAGATTGATGTGGACATCTAGGGGTGGCTTGTGGTACTACAGGTAAAGACTCATGGCTGCGTTTTCTCTACAGGACACCTACACGACCCCTCTCACCTCCATCCAGTGTTGGCATGTTCACTGTGAGGAGTGTTGGCTTCGAACTCtggtaaaaaaaatcatagaatTATGTTGATTCATACCCACGTAAAATCAAAGTTAAATGATGAGAGAATATCCAAAGACGTTTTTAAGTCAATTCAGTTCTTTGgaactgaagaactgaagaagtctcttggatgagagacgaaacgtcttcaaaaaCTTTCTTAACTTCCAGTGGATTGTCTCAAACAGCTtcggataaccatgacctggataactaagaacctacacagacatgttgaTAGTGTacttttctaaataaaactttaaattacattttttaaactttagttttccaattttttattttccttttttaattattccaatacagtacagtgtgtACATTCTTAAAGTCTCAtttcacctctttttttttttttttagggagcAAAGAAGTTGTGTCCTCAGTGCAACACCATCACCTCACCTGGAGACCTAAGGCGGGTCTTCCTGTGATGCAGCCACTcacagatgaggaggaggagggacttCTTCTGCTTTAACCACTTGGGGATGGACTTGTGGGCAGCTGGCCTGTCCGAGACTTCcactctctgcctcctcctccccacccATTCCTGTTCTTTCCTGTTGAATAGCTGAAGAACTAGCGTGACCTTTAACCTTCCAATACAACCCTGTATAAAGTTGATGTTTCTGCTGCAAACAGATCAGAATAAAACTGTAAACTGAGAGCTCaggcaacaaaaaacaaaatgctttgGGACAATATTTATCAATTTTGTAACccttttatgaaaagaaaaaaaaggtttaatcaAATGAAAAGCACATGTACATACTTTTGTGTATGTTTGGAATgatgtgtgtaaatgatgtTGAATAGTAGAACAACCCAACAGTATTTACTGTACAGAGATCATCTTCATTTAGattgtttatttgtgtagctCATGTAGaaacatttactgtattctAGTCACATTCAAACTCATTTTGTCTTTGccattgatgtgtttttatgtagtttcatttaatctaattttattattgtaacTACAATAAAACGTGTTACGAAGTGGCTTTAGCagtaagaataaaatgaatattcACTTGTTGAATTCAGGTGTTTGTGGGTAGAAGCATCTTGTTTTGGTCAGGCTTCTGTTTTGTTACTCCATCAAGAAGTGGGTCGCTGCAGGATTAGCCACGCACAGTCCATCGCAGCTCATCCGGAGTAGAGGAACACTAAACCTTTCTATTCTGGGCTTTCACCATGTCGGGAACACAAGACCACTTAGGCCCATACAAGGTCAAAACTCATGGAAAAGGAAAATACCACAATTCCATGGCAATTAATAGCAGGATAATGTGAGAATTCAAAAGcactcatttttttcattttgtttttacacgTTGAATTTCACCCATTTGTCAAAATGTGACTGCAGAGACATTATTGAAAGAAAAGGACAAAATTTGACCTCCAATTACTCTAAAAACGTTACTTAACTCAATATGGCTTTAGAATGCTTCTTCCAGGTTTATGTATGAATGTGGTACTTAAATGAAAGAGCAAAGTGAAACCATCCAGGATAAATAAAGCAGTGCTTCCAGACAGTTTTTGTACTTGTATACCTatacttgttgtttttttttgttttgtttttttttaaaaaattgcacaaGCAAATACTAGAATTACAAGTAGAAATGAGTATTCATCTCCTTAACCTGTCTTCTCCTACGAAGCAGTATATTATAATCATTCAACAGTGATTATAAGTTTTCTACTCTGCCCACATGGTGCTGTGTAGTTacaaacacactgtgtgtgtgtgtgtgtgtgtgtgtgtgtgtgtgcgtgcgtgcgtgcgtgcgtgcgtgcgtgcgtgcgtgcgtgtgtgtgtttggtcaaacacacacacggtcatgGAGCTGAAGGGAAGTGGTGGTAATTCATGTTGACAATGAGCTGCTCTACTGAATCCCtctgacaacacacactcattggAGCCAGATCATTAAGAGGCCTGGGTGAGGAATCTCCTGCTGGTGAACGGTTCTATCACTCAGAGCGTACAGACAGAAGGTAAGGGGAGACGTCTGGACATtctactttgttttttctttatatcaTGATTTATCAGctttaataaattaaacattCGGTCACTTATTTGACTGTTTGACTGAATGGTGCAGTAAGAAAAACTAATTTTAGCTGCAGTGTAGTCCTAAAAGTACATCCGTTATACTACACACTTATAATATGTACAGTACTTGTTTTCTGAACAGTGAATTGCCTAAAATAATCATTTGGGACCTTTAGGTAATTAATAATTCGCAACAGAACacttttatgaaaagaaatcaacagGTAAAGTCAAAaggtttgagaaaaaaaatgttgaaatgaaaatgttagtAATGTCTCAttctaaacaggaagtgaagccaatttttttttttgctacccAGTGTGTTGAAGGGAAAGACTGGAATTCTTTTGGCTCTATTATGAAGTAATTACCTTCATTTGAAATCTAAATGGATTGATTTCAAAAGTGTCCCTGACACGTCATCCTCTTTTAGCGCAGCAGGTAAACGGGTCACCTATTCTAGAGCCTTGGTGCCACCTGGGCCAGATCCAATTAATCCTGCTGACTGACCCGTCATGACTTCATTACCAGCCATCTTAACATTAACCCCGGGCCTCTCGCTGTCTGACGAGTCAGCAATTAGGTCATGGACATGcttcaatattttaatttaggGAATGGGAAGGATAATTTCCTAAGTGTCTATTAATTATTAGTGAAGATTAGAAATATAATAATGTAAGCACAGTGGTCTGTTTTTAACCCTCGATGCGCCTGTAGGTATGTTTCTTTATGACAGTGTAGTTGGTTAAGAGAAGCTAAACGGATTAGCCCTGCTTCATATTATACCAGTTAATGGGATAGCTAGTGCACTCCATCAGTGCAGTCACAACGGACGTAAAAGAGGAGTTTAAAATTCTCAGTCTAAGGTCAAAAATCATGAATTCCAAACCACTTTTGAAACAGAATGTCAAATTAAGATTATTCAACAGTAGCAGAAAAGATTTTAATCTGCTTTACAAACCCgaaccctcctctcctccatctgtctgtctcacagCAATGTCAGGACCGAGGCCCGTGGTTCTGAGTGGCCCCTCTGGGGCCGGGAAGAGCACCCTGCTGAAGAGGCTGATGAAGGAACACGAGGGCGTCTTTGGATTTAGTGTTTCAcgtatgtttgtgtgcatagTTATAAATGGTTTGctttgtaaaagaaataaatgaaacagtgCTATCAGATTATGTGCCACATATcagtaaatgttttaatacTGAGTTTTTTGAACGGTGATGATAATAAACGTTTCCTCTGTACAGACACGACAAGAAACCCTCGACCAGGAGAGGAAGACGGCAAAGGTACAGTAGTTCTGGCTCAAATCAGTTTGGGAGCCTTGAATTCTCTATGTTGTGTTACAAGTGGGTGCTTGATGTCTTCGCATCACACTGGTTATCTCTTGCATCTGTACCAAGttccctctcctcctgtcctGCGCAGTATATAATGATCCAACAGCACTTCTTACTCCCAAGTGAGCTGCACAAATTCTGTCCCCTTGTATAGCTCCCTTGACATAAAAGGGATAAATTTCTTTCTGTGCCTTTTTTGCTCTCTCCATAGGGTTGAACATGCTCCCCATGCTTCTGGGGGCTACTTTACTGCCCGTAGCAGACGTCTTCTCCTCTGAGGACTTAGAAATGTCCACCTCATTTTCGTGCCCAAACGAATCAGAAACCGCAGATAAAGGTGACATCAGTGTGATTCCTGATCACAGTTTTTAAGGCAGAGGGATGGGGGTTACTTTCATCCTCCCTGCACGCTTTCAGTGAATTACTGTAGTACCAACTGGTCATGTGACAAACCAAACcagaaaaactaaaactaagGAATCAGAATCGGACAGTTGACACTTTGGAGTAAAACCCTTTTGAAAATAGCCCCCTGTTATGCCTCGTCGGTGATTCCCATTTCCAGTCCTTTGAAGTTTAGTGACCAGAAAATAAGTTTTGTTTCCTCCTGtggctgaaaaacaaagattaacaAATTATGATGAAGTAAGATTCCAgtttattactttttttctgattgGTCATGATTCATCAAAACACTTTCTATCCTAGGAACCACTGTTGGAAATTCTGTCATCTGataaaactcttttcttctaaTTTGCTATTGACAGTATTGGACACCTATAATTTATTTGCATTAACCATTACCAACCACAGTAGAGGATTTTGCTCCCTTTGGGTCAAAACCAGATTTCAATCCTGCACAGAAGCATTCCAAGTTTTTTCTCTGTGCCGTCCGCTGCCTAGTTTTCAGGCTTATTATCCATCTGGTTCCAGCAGAGGCATTCCCTAGTCTCTGCAGTACATCCCtttcttcagtgtgaacatgttgaTGTTGTCATGCTAATGATTGTGTGCTATCGTAGTGCCCATTAGTGACAGGACACAGTCAAGTGTTTGTTTCTtaggctgttttttttatatgcacaGAGGTTTTTGATGTTGTGAAGATAAAGACCTGCAGTGTGGATCTGATCTAATTTTCTCTCCAACAGTTATTggaatatttaacatatttgatAAAACTATGTCATCATCTTGCACACTTATAAAGGACttataaaattaatgttttcttctgATTTTAGCGCTTAGTTTCAAATTTAGTTCAGAGAACATCATACAAAACTAGGATTTTCtaggattttcttttatttccctgTTCTCGTGATGAAACTGAGGTCATCTTTCACCACATTATTGTCATctcatccatgttttttttttcatggcaaAGCTtgattcattattattgttatatctTGTAGACTACCACTTTTCAACCAAGGAGGCCATGCAGGAGGGAATCGACAAAGGAGACTTCATTGAGAATGCTGAGTTTTCCGGCAACATGTATGGAACAAGGTGAATATTGACtgataaatgatttaaatgcaTAGTCActgaattttctattttttttagacacaTCTAATATCAAGATGTTCACCATGTTCAATAATTATTTAGGCAACTGTGCTTGAACATCACCTTCCTGAACGATCTTCAAGTGTAAACGTTATTTAGATGAGTGAATACACAAAAAGCCTTTGTCACTGATATTACTGTCAGAGCTACGTTAAGCTTCTGtcattaaataaatactgttgCTGTA is a window of Antennarius striatus isolate MH-2024 chromosome 7, ASM4005453v1, whole genome shotgun sequence DNA encoding:
- the guk1b gene encoding guanylate kinase 1b isoform X1 — its product is MSGPRPVVLSGPSGAGKSTLLKRLMKEHEGVFGFSVSHTTRNPRPGEEDGKGLNMLPMLLGATLLPVADVFSSEDLEMSTSFSCPNESETADKDYHFSTKEAMQEGIDKGDFIENAEFSGNMYGTSKAAVEDVQAKNLICILDVDIQGVKRIKETDLNPIFISIQPPSMEILEKRLRDRQTETEESLQKRLEAARIDMELSKEPGVFDVVIINDDLERAYEELKDILNDEIQKVQEAKS